In a genomic window of Flavobacterium lipolyticum:
- a CDS encoding RagB/SusD family nutrient uptake outer membrane protein: protein MKKYTIIFLLLTAGLQFSCNDDLDPTVYSSLTDTNGFQTKSDAIASINSIYGRLKGPSVGDNFSYWATRHFALTDIATDLGHCQYGGDPGQLSLGLWNSANGLLLEDWNAMYKLVANANFAIFNISKMSGITEAEKTQFIAEAKFLRASAYMDLTDAWGPVILVTEANLDNPNYLEQTPPSSVETIEALLIKDLNDVAAVLPVNYKKNAIYESNDVGRATKGAALTLLAKLYLRNRDWQKVATLTQQVMNLNEYSLFPTYLGLFKESNKWCSENIFSSLSDANVNGTELLNHFGPIDHPVVENRWQYYTVNWDFYNTFGNEDDRKKCFFPEFMGTDKLLHKQAPSLGAQPPKGEFYMPDVSTRKYADDETTTYYDGHSVNILRYADVLLSRAEALNEINGPTAEAIDLINQVKGRSHAKLLVLSDYNKTSLRDAILQERGWELFYEGKRRQDLIRMNKFDVLVNAYHVRVGETAPITMPKNKYYTYPQSQVDLNPNLSNADRQ from the coding sequence ATGAAAAAATATACAATCATATTCCTCTTACTGACAGCAGGTTTGCAATTTTCATGCAATGATGATCTTGATCCTACCGTATACAGCAGTTTGACCGATACTAATGGATTTCAAACCAAATCGGATGCTATCGCTTCTATTAATTCTATTTATGGAAGATTAAAAGGCCCTTCTGTGGGAGACAACTTCTCGTATTGGGCAACAAGGCATTTTGCTTTGACTGATATTGCCACAGATTTAGGACACTGCCAGTACGGTGGTGACCCCGGGCAATTATCTTTAGGGCTTTGGAATTCTGCCAACGGTCTGCTTCTGGAAGACTGGAATGCCATGTACAAACTGGTAGCCAACGCCAATTTTGCGATTTTTAATATTTCAAAAATGAGCGGCATTACAGAAGCTGAAAAAACTCAGTTTATAGCCGAGGCTAAATTTTTAAGAGCTTCTGCTTATATGGATTTAACAGACGCGTGGGGACCTGTTATCCTTGTAACAGAAGCCAACTTAGACAATCCAAACTATCTGGAGCAAACACCGCCTTCTTCTGTTGAAACTATAGAAGCGCTTTTAATTAAAGATTTGAATGATGTTGCTGCCGTTTTACCCGTTAACTACAAGAAAAATGCAATTTATGAAAGTAACGATGTAGGTCGTGCTACAAAAGGAGCTGCCTTAACGTTATTGGCAAAATTATATTTGCGAAATCGTGACTGGCAAAAAGTAGCCACTCTTACACAGCAAGTCATGAACCTCAACGAGTACAGCCTGTTCCCTACTTATTTGGGGCTTTTTAAAGAAAGTAACAAATGGTGCAGCGAAAACATCTTTTCTTCTCTGAGTGATGCCAATGTAAACGGAACGGAACTTCTGAACCACTTTGGTCCTATCGATCATCCGGTTGTCGAAAACAGATGGCAGTATTATACCGTAAACTGGGACTTCTACAATACTTTTGGAAATGAAGACGATCGAAAAAAATGTTTCTTCCCGGAGTTTATGGGTACTGATAAATTACTTCACAAACAAGCCCCTTCCTTAGGAGCACAGCCACCAAAAGGAGAGTTTTATATGCCTGACGTATCGACCCGAAAATATGCCGATGATGAAACCACTACTTATTATGATGGTCACAGCGTAAACATATTGCGTTATGCTGATGTATTGCTGAGCAGAGCCGAAGCCTTAAACGAAATAAACGGCCCAACTGCCGAAGCCATAGACCTCATCAATCAGGTAAAAGGAAGATCACATGCCAAACTGCTGGTTTTATCCGATTATAATAAAACTTCGTTACGAGATGCTATTTTACAGGAGAGAGGATGGGAATTGTTCTATGAAGGAAAACGCCGTCAGGATCTAATCCGAATGAATAAGTTTGATGTTCTGGTAAATGCCTATCACGTAAGAGTTGGAGAAACCGCACCTATCACCATGCCTAAAAACAAATATTACACCTATCCGCAAAGTCAGGTCGACTTAAATCCGAACCTGAGTAATGCCGACAGACAATAA